A window from Neobacillus sp. PS3-40 encodes these proteins:
- a CDS encoding dipeptidase, protein MRIFDAHCDVLYKMFKNPSIKFQNSASLQVNGEQLTAANVKIQGFAIYVSPNIHPNLLFDAALHMVELFYEKIIKPNPFIKLITRTEHIDMLDDDQVGAILTLEGCDAIGRDLLKLKTLLRLGVSSVGLTWNNANSVADGALEERGGGLTQFGKEVIRLLNETNTWCDISHLSEKGFWDVIEWGNHPFASHSNCYSLCPHPRNLKNDQIKAIIERDSVMGVTFVPQFLSGQNEASIIDVLRHVEHICELGGENHIGFGSDFDGTEHIVSGLTSIGDYFLLINELQKYYSEIQVSKFLYENMKKRYPRRI, encoded by the coding sequence ATGAGAATTTTTGATGCTCACTGTGATGTATTGTATAAAATGTTTAAAAACCCTTCAATAAAATTTCAAAACTCAGCTAGTTTACAAGTGAATGGAGAGCAATTAACAGCTGCAAATGTTAAAATTCAAGGTTTTGCCATTTATGTATCGCCAAATATTCATCCGAACCTTCTATTTGATGCAGCTTTACACATGGTGGAATTATTTTATGAAAAAATTATAAAACCAAATCCATTTATAAAATTAATTACAAGAACAGAGCATATAGACATGCTGGATGATGATCAAGTGGGGGCCATTCTAACGTTGGAAGGCTGTGACGCAATTGGCAGAGATTTACTGAAGCTCAAAACCCTTTTAAGACTAGGTGTTTCATCGGTTGGTTTAACATGGAATAATGCCAACAGCGTAGCCGATGGTGCGCTAGAAGAAAGGGGTGGAGGATTAACACAATTTGGAAAAGAAGTGATTAGACTTTTAAATGAAACGAATACATGGTGTGATATATCACATTTATCAGAGAAGGGATTTTGGGATGTGATCGAATGGGGGAATCACCCTTTTGCATCACACTCTAACTGTTATTCTCTATGCCCACATCCCCGCAACCTAAAGAATGACCAAATTAAAGCAATTATTGAAAGGGATAGTGTAATGGGGGTTACCTTTGTACCGCAATTTTTATCAGGACAAAATGAGGCATCGATTATAGATGTTTTGCGACACGTAGAACATATTTGTGAACTAGGTGGTGAAAACCATATTGGATTTGGCTCGGATTTTGATGGAACGGAACATATTGTATCAGGGCTTACTTCGATTGGAGATTACTTCCTATTGATCAATGAACTACAAAAATATTATTCCGAAATACAAGTATCTAAGTTTTTATATGAGAATATGAAAAAAAGATACCCACGTCGTATATAG
- a CDS encoding TIGR00282 family metallophosphoesterase gives MNLLFIGDVVGSPGREMIKEYVPKLKEKFRPQITIINGENAAGGKGITEKIYREFLETGAQAITLGNHAWDNREVFEFIDDAKYLVRPANFPEGAPGKGIVYLKLNELEVAIINLQGRTFMNPLDCPFKKADELIEAARARTPFIFVDFHAEVTSEKQAMGWYLDGRVSAVVGTHTHVQTADNRILPGGTGYLSDVGMTGAYDGILGVEKEAVLKRFLTSLPVRFEVPTSGRNQLSAVSIELDRKTGFTKKIERILISDDHPFYS, from the coding sequence ATGAATTTACTATTTATTGGAGATGTTGTTGGTTCTCCAGGCCGTGAAATGATAAAAGAGTATGTCCCAAAATTGAAAGAAAAGTTTCGACCACAAATAACGATTATAAATGGTGAAAATGCTGCGGGTGGAAAGGGTATAACGGAGAAAATATACCGAGAATTTTTAGAAACTGGCGCCCAAGCAATTACGCTTGGAAACCATGCTTGGGACAATCGGGAAGTCTTTGAATTTATTGATGATGCAAAATATTTAGTTCGCCCTGCAAATTTTCCAGAAGGTGCACCAGGAAAAGGAATTGTTTATTTGAAATTAAATGAGTTAGAAGTGGCCATTATAAATCTACAAGGTAGGACATTTATGAATCCACTTGACTGCCCATTTAAAAAAGCTGATGAACTAATTGAAGCTGCTCGTGCGAGAACGCCATTTATTTTTGTGGATTTTCATGCGGAAGTAACAAGTGAGAAGCAGGCAATGGGATGGTATTTAGATGGAAGAGTTTCAGCGGTTGTAGGAACGCACACACATGTCCAAACAGCGGATAATCGAATTTTACCTGGAGGAACTGGATATTTATCCGATGTCGGGATGACAGGAGCTTATGACGGCATTCTTGGTGTTGAAAAAGAAGCTGTACTAAAAAGGTTTTTAACAAGCCTTCCCGTTCGTTTTGAAGTTCCAACTTCGGGTAGAAACCAACTAAGTGCTGTGTCAATTGAGCTTGATCGAAAAACAGGATTTACAAAAAAGATCGAACGTATTTTAATTAGTGATGATCATCCATTTTATTCTTAA
- the spoVS gene encoding stage V sporulation protein SpoVS, which translates to MEILKVSAKSNPNSVAGALAGVLREKGAAEMQAIGAGALNQAVKAVAIARGFVAPSGVNLICIPAFTDILIDGEERTAIKLIVEPR; encoded by the coding sequence ATGGAAATATTAAAAGTTTCAGCAAAGTCTAATCCTAATTCTGTAGCTGGTGCGCTTGCCGGAGTTCTGCGAGAAAAAGGTGCAGCAGAAATGCAGGCTATTGGTGCGGGCGCATTAAATCAAGCTGTTAAAGCAGTTGCGATTGCTCGAGGATTTGTAGCACCTAGCGGAGTTAATTTAATTTGTATCCCTGCATTTACCGATATTTTGATTGATGGGGAAGAACGCACAGCTATAAAACTTATCGTTGAACCACGATAA
- the rny gene encoding ribonuclease Y: MELTNVISILLGLIVGAVVGYFIRRSIAEAKIAGAKNAAVQILEDGKREADSLKKEALLEAKDEIHKLRSEAEREVRERRNELQKQENRLLQREENLDRKDESVNKREALLEKKDDSLNQRQQHIEQMESKVDELIRTQQAELERISSLTREEAKSIILDRTEKELSYDLAVMIRESESRVKEESDKKAKEILSLAIQRCAADHVAETTVSVVNLPNDEMKGRIIGREGRNIRTLETLTGIDLIIDDTPEAVILSGFDPIRRETARLALEKLVQDGRIHPARIEEMVEKSRREVDEYIREVGEQTTFEVGVHGLHPDLIKILGRLKYRTSYGQNVLKHSVEVAQLSGLLAAELGEDETLARRAGLLHDIGKAIDHEVEGSHVEIGVELATKYKEHPVVINSIASHHGDTEATSVIAVLVAAADALSAARPGARSETLENYIRRLEKLEEISESYEGVEKSFAIQAGREVRIIVRPEAVDDLSAHRLARDIRKRIEEELDYPGHIKVTVIRETRAVEYAK, translated from the coding sequence ATGGAATTAACTAATGTCATCTCCATTTTGCTTGGTCTAATCGTCGGTGCCGTTGTTGGCTATTTTATTCGTAGGTCTATTGCTGAAGCAAAAATTGCAGGAGCAAAGAATGCTGCTGTGCAGATTCTTGAGGATGGAAAGCGTGAAGCTGATTCATTGAAAAAAGAAGCCCTGTTAGAAGCAAAAGACGAAATTCACAAGCTTCGTAGTGAAGCTGAGCGTGAGGTTCGAGAACGAAGAAATGAACTGCAAAAACAAGAAAACCGTTTACTGCAAAGAGAAGAGAATTTAGATCGAAAAGATGAATCGGTAAATAAACGTGAAGCTCTTTTAGAAAAGAAGGATGATTCTCTTAACCAAAGACAACAGCATATTGAACAGATGGAAAGCAAAGTGGACGAGTTGATACGAACACAACAAGCTGAACTTGAACGTATTTCTAGTTTGACACGTGAAGAAGCAAAGTCGATCATTTTAGATCGAACTGAAAAAGAACTTTCCTATGATCTTGCCGTAATGATCAGAGAAAGTGAAAGTCGTGTGAAAGAGGAATCCGACAAGAAAGCAAAAGAAATATTGTCGCTGGCAATCCAGCGTTGCGCTGCTGACCATGTGGCAGAAACAACTGTCTCTGTTGTAAATCTTCCAAATGATGAGATGAAAGGTCGGATTATTGGCCGCGAAGGTCGAAACATCCGCACCCTTGAAACACTTACAGGAATTGATTTAATTATTGATGATACTCCTGAAGCGGTTATCCTATCAGGATTTGACCCGATCCGTCGTGAAACAGCTCGCTTGGCACTTGAGAAACTTGTCCAAGATGGTCGTATCCATCCAGCCCGCATTGAGGAAATGGTGGAGAAATCACGGCGTGAGGTGGATGAATACATCCGAGAAGTTGGTGAACAAACAACATTTGAAGTTGGTGTTCATGGTCTTCATCCAGATCTTATCAAAATTCTTGGTCGTTTGAAGTATCGTACAAGTTACGGACAAAATGTATTAAAGCATTCAGTGGAAGTAGCACAGCTTTCAGGCTTACTTGCAGCTGAACTTGGAGAAGATGAAACATTAGCACGCCGGGCCGGATTACTACATGATATTGGGAAAGCCATTGATCATGAAGTGGAAGGTAGCCACGTGGAAATTGGGGTAGAACTCGCAACAAAATATAAGGAACACCCAGTTGTTATTAACAGTATAGCTTCACACCATGGTGATACAGAAGCAACATCTGTCATTGCAGTGCTTGTAGCAGCTGCTGATGCATTGTCAGCTGCTAGACCTGGTGCACGAAGTGAAACTCTAGAAAATTATATCAGAAGACTTGAAAAGCTTGAGGAAATTTCTGAATCCTATGAAGGTGTCGAGAAATCATTTGCAATTCAAGCAGGTCGTGAAGTGAGAATTATTGTAAGACCCGAAGCGGTAGACGATCTTTCTGCACATCGATTGGCACGCGATATTCGCAAACGAATTGAAGAAGAGCTTGATTATCCAGGACATATCAAAGTCACGGTAATCCGTGAAACACGTGCTGTAGAATATGCGAAATAA
- the recA gene encoding recombinase RecA, whose product MSDRQAALEMALKQIEKQFGKGSIMKMGEKTDTQVLTSPSGSLALDVALGVGGYPRGRIIEIYGPESSGKTTVALHAIAEVQLKGGQAAFIDAEHALDPAYAQKLGVNIDELLLSQPDTGEQALEIAEALVRSGAVDILVIDSVAALVPKAEIEGDMGDSHVGLQARLMSQALRKLSGAINKSKTIAIFINQIREKVGVMFGNPEITPGGRALKFYSTVRLEVRRAEALKQGNDIVGNKTKIKVVKNKVAPPFRTAEVDIMYGEGMSREGEIIDLGSELDIIQKSGSWYSYNEERLGQGRENAKQFLKENREISQQIQLKIREHYGLDGNKAITESGDSEELELLD is encoded by the coding sequence GTGAGTGATCGTCAAGCTGCCCTTGAAATGGCATTAAAACAAATAGAAAAGCAATTTGGTAAAGGTTCGATTATGAAGATGGGTGAAAAAACAGATACGCAGGTTTTGACTTCCCCGAGTGGTTCTTTGGCACTCGATGTTGCTCTTGGGGTAGGCGGTTATCCAAGAGGGCGTATCATCGAAATTTATGGCCCTGAGAGTTCAGGTAAAACAACTGTTGCATTACATGCTATTGCTGAGGTCCAATTAAAAGGTGGACAGGCAGCGTTTATCGATGCCGAGCATGCACTTGATCCAGCATATGCACAAAAGCTTGGTGTTAATATTGATGAGCTTTTACTGTCACAACCTGATACAGGTGAACAGGCCCTTGAAATTGCGGAGGCACTTGTTCGCAGTGGAGCGGTAGATATCCTTGTCATTGACTCCGTTGCAGCATTAGTACCAAAAGCAGAAATTGAAGGAGACATGGGAGATTCACATGTAGGTTTACAGGCCCGCTTGATGTCCCAAGCCTTAAGAAAACTATCTGGCGCTATCAATAAATCAAAAACAATTGCTATCTTTATTAACCAAATTCGTGAAAAAGTAGGGGTAATGTTCGGAAACCCTGAGATAACTCCTGGTGGCCGTGCTCTTAAATTCTATTCAACTGTTCGTCTTGAAGTGCGCCGTGCGGAAGCGTTAAAGCAAGGTAATGATATTGTTGGTAATAAAACAAAAATCAAAGTGGTAAAAAATAAAGTAGCTCCTCCTTTCCGTACTGCTGAAGTGGATATTATGTATGGAGAAGGTATGTCCAGAGAAGGAGAAATCATTGACCTTGGCTCTGAATTAGATATCATTCAAAAAAGCGGCTCTTGGTATTCTTACAATGAGGAGCGACTAGGCCAAGGCCGTGAAAATGCAAAACAATTCTTGAAGGAAAATCGTGAAATTTCCCAACAGATTCAGCTGAAAATCCGCGAACATTATGGATTAGATGGAAACAAAGCGATAACAGAATCAGGTGATTCAGAGGAATTAGAATTACTTGACTAA
- a CDS encoding competence/damage-inducible protein A: MNAEIIAVGSELLLGQIVNSNARFLSLHLAGLGIHVYYHTVVGDNAGRLKSAIEIAEKRSNIIIFTGGLGPTKDDLTKETIARHVGKELIMDEKAFESIEQYFKKTNREMTENNQKQALVLRDSIVLPNDHGMAPGMMLRSNNHIYMLLPGPPKEMEPMFLQYGRQALSSQNDAKEKIVSRVLRFFGIGEASLETGIEDLIDAQTNPTIAPLASDGEVTLRLTASHSNLDEAQALLDQTEKAIQSRVSQYFYGYDNSSLMQELIKLLMKKNLTIAVAESLTGGMFQQELTSFPGTSALLKGGVVCYTNEVKQTLLNVKKETIDVQGAVSGECAKELAENVAVLVGADIGISFTGVAGPGELEGKPAGTVYIGIHLNDRKSITEELHLGGTREAIRTRAVKYGCYLLIKLLQESQNAK, translated from the coding sequence ATGAATGCCGAAATTATTGCAGTAGGGTCAGAATTGTTATTAGGTCAAATTGTTAATTCAAATGCTCGGTTTTTATCCCTTCACTTGGCTGGATTAGGAATTCACGTATATTATCATACAGTAGTTGGTGATAATGCGGGGCGCCTAAAATCAGCGATTGAAATTGCCGAGAAACGTTCGAATATTATTATATTTACAGGTGGACTTGGCCCAACAAAGGATGATCTTACAAAAGAAACCATTGCAAGGCATGTTGGGAAAGAATTAATTATGGATGAAAAAGCATTTGAATCCATAGAGCAATATTTTAAGAAAACAAATCGAGAAATGACAGAAAATAATCAAAAGCAAGCACTTGTTTTAAGAGACTCAATCGTTCTTCCAAATGATCATGGCATGGCCCCAGGAATGATGCTTCGTTCAAATAATCATATTTATATGTTACTTCCTGGACCGCCAAAAGAGATGGAGCCGATGTTTCTTCAGTATGGTAGGCAAGCGCTATCGTCACAAAATGACGCGAAAGAAAAAATTGTTTCAAGAGTGTTACGGTTTTTTGGGATTGGGGAAGCATCATTAGAGACGGGAATTGAAGATTTAATCGATGCTCAAACGAACCCAACGATAGCTCCGCTTGCTTCTGATGGAGAAGTTACATTAAGATTGACTGCCAGCCACTCAAATTTGGATGAAGCACAGGCATTGCTCGATCAGACAGAAAAAGCAATCCAATCTCGTGTGAGTCAATATTTCTACGGTTATGATAATAGTTCACTGATGCAGGAATTAATTAAACTTTTGATGAAAAAGAACTTAACCATTGCTGTGGCAGAAAGCCTCACAGGAGGGATGTTCCAACAGGAGTTAACCTCATTTCCTGGTACAAGTGCCTTATTAAAAGGCGGAGTCGTTTGTTACACAAATGAAGTGAAACAAACGCTTTTAAACGTGAAAAAGGAAACGATCGATGTTCAAGGTGCTGTAAGTGGAGAATGTGCCAAAGAATTAGCAGAGAATGTGGCTGTGCTCGTTGGCGCTGATATCGGTATTAGTTTCACCGGCGTCGCTGGCCCTGGTGAATTAGAGGGCAAGCCTGCTGGTACTGTGTACATCGGAATTCATTTGAACGACAGAAAAAGTATTACCGAAGAGTTACATCTTGGTGGGACACGTGAAGCAATCCGCACCCGTGCTGTCAAATATGGTTGTTATTTATTAATCAAACTTTTGCAAGAATCACAGAATGCTAAATAG